The nucleotide window tttttattcacattagtcctagaacttgacaactttttttaattttgatcctAGCGGTGACATGACACATTGCACCATGTCATCACTTAAATTTTgttgatataatatatattttaggtAATAACGTGACACAATATCAGAGTGCCACATCATCACACAAACCAAAATTGAGGAAAATTGTCAAGTTTCATGCCTAACATGGACAAAAAGAATTCAAAGATTAAGTTGAAAAAAATTATCAAGTTTAGAgactaaatattattttaaaccaATAACTGTCCTTAACGTTGGTTAATAGAAAATGTTAAATTCTATTAATCTCTACTATTAAATTGTCCCCTGTACTATTGAAAaaggttaaattttgctattaccCCCTTTACATTGAAAGTACCAACTAAGTCCTATTGTAAGGATTGGACCAAATAAGTCGTACTATTAAGTGAACCAATTTAATTGCTttactattaaaaagaattaaataagatcaaattttaataaaattaacatttactGTTTAATAAATGAcatgaaaatatttttttcatttgcaattcaacttcaaataaaaaattcattcctcaaaacataaaaaattcaaaatattaactTTATCAAATAGTAAAATGTTAACTTCATAGAAATTTGGCCTTATTcgattctttttaatagtacaaaaaactaaattgatcaatttaatAATAGACCTAGTGTGATCTAATCCCTATAATAGAGGACCTATCAGATACTTCCACCCTTTCTAACTTCTAAAATCTAAAGGGACTAAAGAAAAAATTTTCCACTGGGGTAAGAGCAGTGTTCTCTACTTGTCCCTCCTGGCACAGCCCCTGACTCAATTCCTAGAAGTAATATGGACCAAAACAATTGCCATTAAAGATCATATATTTCAACTTTGGCCAATGAGACGTCTATAGCATAGTCAGATGTACAACTAGAATGACACAAGCATGGctacaacaattttttttttttggttatgtCATAGTTGTAACTGACcatgttcttttcttttctctacaACACATTAGCATTGTATAACAGAGTTAAACGACCTTAGATCGGAGACACAATCGATGTGCACAGTATCTCCTACCTGTTGACTGCTAGAGAAGGCTATGAGATATTTCTCTCTTCCATTCTTAGTTTTTTGTAAAGTCCGCGTTGGTGTTCGATAAACTGCAAAAATAAATCCCTTAACTCCTTTGCTTTATTGTATTCCTTTGTCCCATAACAAACAACCTTCAATTCATTGTTGAATCCAGCAACTTATCTGTTGAGTAATTTGTTctgtaaaaatgtaaatatgcttGAAGCGTTAAAAAAGGTAAGTAAGGTTTTGGTTTAATGGGGTCAAGCATGGCCTTGTATTGGACTTACCGAAGATCCAAGCATTAAGGTCCAATGATCATTGGTTAACAATTTTTCAGTGGCCACCAATGGTCTGCAGGCATTCACATCAAAGGTTGTTCTCAGAGCAAATCTAATGTACTAAATTAAAATGGTACAAAAATAATCACTTACCGCCCATTCAAGGATACAATGAAATGATTAGGATTCTGCAAAAACCCAAGCAACCGTTCAAGGTCTTTTTGGCAATTCAACATAATGACACCATTGGTGTATGGCTCCCATGGTAGACTCGGGAAAATATATACTCCTGTTGTGATGGAAGTTTGTTTATGGATGAACTCAGAAACTGTTGATGAGGACAATTCCTTTTCAAGATTCTGAACTAGTATTTTGTGAAGGTTTTTATCCCCTCCTAGATCAGTTTCTTCTTGTTTACTTGCACAACCAAATTCTATTCCTCCTAATGGCCCCACCGCACTCAAAGATCGTGGAGCACACTTCCTCTATAAATATAAAAACCTTAAGATTACAATATAATATAATGCCACCATAAAAGACACTTGACTTACATTTAAATGGAACTAAAAAACACAAAGaacaccaaaatacatgcatCCATAAATCTCCAGAAAGCATCTAAACATTGTGTTGGCCAGCAAATCCACTTCAATTCAATGTTTACTAATTCCGCAACTACTACTTCGCCCTACAGCTACATGCTTAAACAAAAGAAACTCGAAAAGATCACAACAAACAAACTTACTTGTCTTATACACTCCAATGAACTTGGCTTCCACTTGACAATTGGGCTACCCTTGTTATCCTTATATAATGCAACAAGATCATTGCTAGTTGCAGAAACAGATTTACATAAGGCCTTATCTATTTTCTGCAATGCTATCTCAATGAAAGATACAAGTTTTGGAAATATCTCAGAACCCTGGAGAAGGCATATATTTGCAACCCCCTTGTCTATTATGTTCCCAACATTAGGACCGTGTAGCCAAGAGATTAGGAAGGTGCACTCACACTCTTCTTGTCCATTTACATAAGAATGCTTCTTATGCAACATCTAATATATATAGCACTTAATAAGAACTCAACATACATCTTTATAAAAAACAAACTTTATGAGCATGAACAAAAAGCAAGCTATGTTACAAGGATAATCGATAAGTGTCAAATACGATGTGTGTTTGACATGAGTATTGTTATAACACGAAAGTCTCTAGGAGATATGCAAAAGCTCAACCAAATCCCTCCCGAGAAGTTCTCGAAGCTCATGAGACCCCAAAAAAGTGTCATTCCCGGTGGTTCTTATGCAACATTTATAATGCGAACCACCACCATTTCTAGTGACTCTCTGCACTGGTGTGAATCGCCATAACAAGAAACCCCAACTTTTATGTAATAACAAGTATGCTAAACGCCAATCCATAAGCAACAACATTGTAGAGAatgaatttatttactatttccATTTTTATAGCGAATAACAAA belongs to Gossypium arboreum isolate Shixiya-1 chromosome 7, ASM2569848v2, whole genome shotgun sequence and includes:
- the LOC128295551 gene encoding uncharacterized protein LOC128295551; this translates as MRVKYDNFSDDYDNIFIADCFKSAYEVYDFIGRFHKASAQLQDPDCSMVVKGMRVCSSDSFGNDDVRFYDAIIDERKCAPRSLSAVGPLGGIEFGCASKQEETDLGGDKNLHKILVQNLEKELSSSTVSEFIHKQTSITTGVYIFPSLPWEPYTNGVIMLNCQKDLERLLGFLQNPNHFIVSLNGRPLVATEKLLTNDHWTLMLGSSNKLLNR